In one window of Gossypium hirsutum isolate 1008001.06 chromosome A01, Gossypium_hirsutum_v2.1, whole genome shotgun sequence DNA:
- the LOC107916739 gene encoding chlorophyll a-b binding protein 7, chloroplastic: MASVCASSAIAAVAISSPSSQKTGSVVGTTKASFLSGKKLRSVRKYTKPAAGPTFPVCAAADPDRPLWFPGSTPPPWLDGSLPGDFGFDPLGLGSDPETLRWNVQAELVHCRWAMLGAAGIFIPEFLTKIGILNTPSWYSAGTEEYFTDTTTLFIVELIFIGWAEGRRWADILKPGCVNTDPIFPNNKLTGTDVGYPGGLWFDPLGWGSGSPEKIKELRTKEIKNGRLAMLAVMGAWFQHIYTGTGPIDNLFAHLADPGHATIFAAFTPK, translated from the exons ATGGCCTCTGTTTGTGCTTCTTCGGCTATTGCAGCTGTTGCCATCTCATCCCCCAG TTCCCAGAAGACTGGATCAGTAGTGGGGACAACAAAGGCTTCTTTCCTTTCAGGGAAGAAACTTAGATCTGTGAGAAAGTACACAAAACCAGCTGCCGGACCAACATTTCCAGTGTGCGCCGCCGCCGACCCCGACAGACCCCTTTGGTTCCCAGGCAGCACTCCTCCTCCATGGCTGGATGGCAG TCTCCCTGGTGACTTTGGTTTCGATCCTCTCGGTCTTG GTTCTGACCCTGAGACATTGAGATGGAACGTACAAGCAGAGCTGGTGCACTGCAGATGGGCAATGTTGGGAGCTGCTGGTATTTTCATCCCAGAGTTCTTAACCAAGATTGGGATTTTAAACACTCCATCGTGGTACTCAGCTGGAACAGAGGAATACTTCACTGACACCACAACTCTCTTCATCGTTGAGCTTATTTTTATCGGCTGGGCTGAAGGGAGAAGATGGGCTGACATTCTCAAGCCAGGGTGTGTAAACACCGACCCCATCTTCCCTAATAACAAGCTCACCGGGACTGATGTTGGATACCCAGGTGGCCTGTGGTTTGACCCTCTTGGGTGGGGAAGTGGTTCGCCTGAGAAGATCAAGGAGCTGAGGACCAAAGAGATCAAGAATGGCCGATTGGCTATGTTGGCAGTGATGGGTGCATGGTTCCAACATATCTACACCGGCACTGGGCCCATTGACAACCTCTTTGCCCACCTCGCCGATCCTGGTCATGCCACCATTTTTGCT GCTTTCACCCCCAAGTGA